In the genome of Pseudomonas sp. HS6, one region contains:
- a CDS encoding inclusion body family protein, which yields MSRVTDVLVTIDTETILKKYPGISKDPKNPTLIDWHHVYMVTNQDNVVSGQAGGELDLKAQVGDLIRWRETSLSQSFETAVIFYKFIGNQGADLISPPSPRKATACVAVPNTSNPSVPSCQKVDNHYWSSETLSCGRVTYHFHFLIVDRNCQIIGCCSWDPFISIHN from the coding sequence ATGTCTCGAGTCACGGATGTGCTGGTCACGATCGACACCGAAACCATTCTGAAAAAGTATCCTGGCATCAGCAAAGATCCGAAAAATCCGACGCTGATCGACTGGCATCATGTGTACATGGTCACCAACCAGGACAACGTGGTCAGCGGCCAGGCCGGTGGTGAACTGGACCTGAAGGCACAGGTCGGCGATTTGATTCGCTGGCGTGAAACCAGCCTGTCGCAAAGCTTCGAAACCGCCGTGATCTTCTACAAATTCATCGGCAACCAGGGCGCCGACCTGATCTCCCCGCCCTCGCCGCGCAAGGCTACGGCCTGCGTTGCGGTACCAAACACCAGCAATCCATCGGTCCCCAGCTGCCAGAAAGTCGATAACCACTACTGGTCGTCGGAGACCCTGTCGTGCGGTCGCGTGACCTATCACTTCCACTTCCTGATCGTTGACCGCAACTGCCAGATCATCGGCTGCTGCTCGTGGGATCCGTTCATTTCCATTCACAACTGA
- a CDS encoding AidA/PixA family protein, whose protein sequence is MTSEPIPSPSSITENAHDILLIVDAESIRSRYPAPSLDASSPTSISDGFVFFATDDNSQKKAKSDSNITLPIDIGRIVHLRGRTVSLIAEHSVVVYDMKIDTSTVLSGLHLEVHPNLTIPAPNPDAPTEPASQKAHDHFWACTTRASGMARLETNFMLVNQQCEAVGYFRWAANIEVTN, encoded by the coding sequence ATGACCTCCGAACCGATCCCCTCACCGTCATCCATCACCGAAAACGCGCACGACATTCTGTTGATTGTCGATGCCGAATCAATACGCTCGCGCTATCCGGCCCCCAGTCTGGATGCCAGTTCACCCACGAGCATCAGTGATGGGTTCGTCTTTTTTGCTACAGATGATAACTCTCAAAAAAAAGCCAAAAGTGACAGCAACATCACTTTACCCATCGACATTGGTCGTATTGTTCATTTGCGCGGGAGAACCGTCAGCCTCATCGCCGAGCACAGCGTTGTGGTCTACGACATGAAAATTGATACCAGCACCGTTCTTTCAGGGCTTCATCTGGAAGTTCACCCGAACCTCACCATTCCCGCTCCCAACCCCGACGCTCCGACCGAACCCGCTAGCCAGAAGGCCCACGATCACTTCTGGGCGTGTACGACCAGGGCATCAGGTATGGCCAGACTCGAAACGAACTTCATGCTGGTCAATCAGCAATGTGAGGCCGTGGGTTATTTCAGGTGGGCTGCAAACATAGAGGTGACGAACTAA
- a CDS encoding low affinity iron permease family protein, translating to MKFAKISQTLALWAGSPKTFMGALILIGLWGLSGPFFHFNDTWQLIINTSTTIITFLMVFLIQNTQNRDTDILHLKLDELLRVNKEAQNAMLGLESLDLKQLEALRRHYRAMGEGEVFNLEGLGHKSQPKQDLNDC from the coding sequence ATGAAATTCGCAAAGATTTCCCAGACGCTCGCACTCTGGGCCGGCAGCCCCAAGACGTTCATGGGGGCTTTGATTCTGATTGGGTTGTGGGGGTTGAGCGGGCCGTTTTTTCATTTCAACGACACCTGGCAACTGATCATCAATACCTCGACCACGATCATCACGTTCCTGATGGTGTTCCTGATCCAGAACACCCAGAACCGTGACACTGACATCCTGCATTTGAAACTCGATGAGTTGCTGCGGGTGAACAAGGAGGCGCAGAACGCGATGCTTGGGCTGGAGTCGCTGGACCTAAAACAACTGGAGGCCCTGCGCCGACACTACCGCGCCATGGGTGAAGGCGAGGTGTTCAATCTTGAGGGGCTCGGCCACAAGAGCCAGCCGAAACAGGATTTGAATGATTGCTGA
- a CDS encoding DUF4142 domain-containing protein, translating into MNRMATRVRNASFVTLLGLCAGSAFAQSPADFINDASAKGMADIEASRLAHQKSESKEVKDYTIVVINDRTTANQHLAKIAKKLDLPVAPREEVADKAKALMPEVKDGATFDQAYAASQVKATEEAIQQIQQEAQTTDVPEIKAFADETLPKLQNHLQMARALQASR; encoded by the coding sequence ATGAACCGCATGGCCACCCGAGTACGCAACGCAAGTTTTGTCACCCTGCTGGGGCTGTGCGCCGGCAGTGCTTTCGCCCAGTCGCCCGCCGACTTCATCAACGATGCATCGGCCAAAGGCATGGCCGACATCGAGGCCAGTCGTCTGGCGCATCAGAAGTCCGAGTCCAAGGAGGTCAAGGACTACACCATCGTGGTCATCAACGACCGCACGACCGCCAACCAGCACCTGGCGAAAATCGCCAAGAAGCTGGATCTGCCTGTCGCCCCCCGTGAAGAAGTCGCGGACAAGGCCAAGGCGTTGATGCCGGAAGTGAAGGATGGCGCAACCTTCGATCAGGCCTACGCCGCCAGTCAGGTCAAAGCCACCGAGGAAGCCATCCAGCAGATCCAGCAGGAAGCGCAGACCACCGACGTGCCAGAGATCAAAGCCTTCGCCGACGAGACCCTGCCGAAACTGCAAAACCATCTGCAAATGGCCCGGGCGCTGCAAGCCAGCCGCTGA
- a CDS encoding KGG domain-containing protein — MPNSRNSNSGNFANDKTKASEAGRKGGKTTTTTVDKEPAKTDMGRKPAQKSK, encoded by the coding sequence ATGCCTAATTCAAGAAACTCGAACTCGGGAAACTTCGCCAACGATAAGACGAAGGCCTCTGAAGCCGGTCGCAAGGGTGGGAAAACCACCACCACGACGGTCGATAAAGAGCCTGCGAAAACAGACATGGGCCGCAAGCCTGCTCAGAAATCGAAGTAG